A window from Ramlibacter pinisoli encodes these proteins:
- a CDS encoding DUF2970 domain-containing protein — MNVLRTARAVAWSFLGIRRGAGLEEDMKQLNPVHVILVALVGVLLLVGGLAMLVHWIV, encoded by the coding sequence GTGAACGTGCTGCGCACCGCGCGCGCGGTGGCCTGGTCGTTCCTCGGCATCCGCCGGGGTGCCGGCCTGGAAGAGGACATGAAGCAGCTCAATCCCGTCCACGTCATCCTGGTGGCGCTGGTCGGGGTGTTGCTGCTGGTGGGCGGGCTGGCCATGCTCGTCCACTGGATCGTTTGA
- a CDS encoding cytochrome c oxidase assembly protein, whose protein sequence is MVGKLCVVAAGMFAFGYGLIPLYKHICELTGINILALGEQQVPGASRAPANSQVDLSRTITVEFDANSRGPWDFKPAQRTLQVHPGQLTTVMYEFQNVQNRRMSAQAIPSYAPRQAAAHFNKIECFCFNQYTLEPGEKKQWPVAFVIDPKLSKDVTTITLSYTFFEVGAGTPPAPAGEGARS, encoded by the coding sequence ATGGTCGGCAAGCTGTGCGTCGTCGCGGCCGGCATGTTCGCGTTCGGCTACGGGCTGATCCCGCTCTACAAGCACATCTGCGAGCTCACCGGCATCAACATCCTGGCGCTGGGCGAGCAGCAGGTGCCAGGCGCATCGCGCGCGCCGGCCAACTCGCAGGTCGACCTGTCGCGCACCATCACGGTCGAGTTCGATGCCAACTCGCGCGGCCCCTGGGACTTCAAGCCGGCGCAGCGCACGCTGCAGGTGCACCCGGGCCAGCTCACCACGGTGATGTACGAGTTCCAGAACGTGCAGAACCGGCGCATGTCGGCCCAGGCCATCCCCAGCTACGCACCGCGGCAGGCGGCGGCGCACTTCAACAAGATCGAGTGCTTCTGCTTCAACCAGTACACGCTGGAGCCGGGCGAGAAGAAGCAGTGGCCGGTGGCGTTCGTCATCGACCCCAAGCTGTCGAAGGACGTCACCACCATCACGCTGTCGTACACCTTCTTCGAGGTGGGCGCGGGCACCCCGCCGGCACCGGCCGGCGAGGGGGCGAGGTCGTGA
- a CDS encoding cytochrome oxidase small assembly protein codes for MATDDDRKKANRRLGLILASVAIVFFLGFIARMALFRG; via the coding sequence ATGGCCACCGACGATGACCGCAAGAAAGCCAACCGCCGCCTGGGCCTGATCCTGGCGTCGGTGGCCATCGTCTTCTTCCTGGGCTTCATCGCCCGCATGGCGCTGTTCAGGGGCTGA
- the ctaD gene encoding cytochrome c oxidase subunit I: MSAVLDTHGHAHEHDDHHGAPTGWRRWVYATNHKDIGTLYLLFSFTMLMVGGLLALGIRAELFQPGLQVVNPELFNQLTTMHGLIMVFGAIMPAFVGFANWMIPLQIGASDMAFARMNNFSFWLMVPAGIMLVGSFFMPGGAPAAGWTLYAPLTLQMGPSMDAGIFAMHVLGASSIMGSINIIVTILNMRAPGMTLMKMPMFAWTWLITAYLLIAVMPVLAGAITMTLTDRHFGTTFFNPAGGGDPVMYQHIFWFFGHPEVYIMILPAFGIISQVVPAFSRKRLFGYASMVYATSSIAILSFIVWAHHMFTTGMPVTGQLFFMYATMLIAVPTAVKIFNWIATMWQGSMTFETPMLFAVGFIFVFTMGGFTGLILAIAPVDLVLQDTYYVVAHFHYVLVAGSLYAMFSGFYYWSPKWTGVMYNETRGKIHFWWSLIAFNVTFFPMHFLGLAGMPRRYADYAMQFADFNAIASIGAFAFGLAQVYFFIFVVLPIMRGQGAPAPQRPWNDADGKGAEGLEWEVPSPAPFHTFEVPPRLNASATRVLDAQPSGH, from the coding sequence ATGAGCGCAGTTCTCGACACCCACGGTCACGCGCACGAGCACGACGACCACCATGGCGCCCCCACCGGCTGGCGGCGCTGGGTCTACGCCACCAACCACAAGGACATCGGGACCCTGTACCTGCTGTTCTCGTTCACCATGCTGATGGTGGGCGGCCTGCTGGCGCTGGGCATCCGCGCCGAGCTGTTCCAGCCCGGCCTGCAGGTGGTCAACCCCGAGCTGTTCAACCAGCTCACCACCATGCACGGCCTGATCATGGTGTTCGGCGCCATCATGCCGGCCTTCGTGGGCTTCGCGAACTGGATGATCCCGCTGCAGATCGGCGCATCCGACATGGCGTTCGCGCGCATGAACAACTTCAGCTTCTGGCTGATGGTGCCGGCCGGCATCATGCTGGTGGGCTCGTTCTTCATGCCGGGCGGCGCCCCCGCCGCCGGCTGGACGCTCTACGCGCCGCTCACGCTGCAGATGGGCCCGTCGATGGACGCCGGCATCTTCGCGATGCACGTGCTGGGCGCCAGCTCGATCATGGGCTCGATCAACATCATCGTCACCATCCTGAACATGCGCGCGCCCGGCATGACGCTGATGAAGATGCCGATGTTCGCCTGGACCTGGCTCATCACCGCCTACCTGCTGATCGCCGTCATGCCCGTGCTGGCCGGCGCGATCACCATGACGCTGACCGACCGCCACTTCGGCACCACGTTCTTCAACCCCGCCGGCGGCGGCGACCCGGTGATGTACCAGCACATCTTCTGGTTTTTCGGCCACCCCGAGGTCTACATCATGATCCTGCCGGCCTTCGGCATCATCAGCCAGGTCGTGCCCGCCTTCTCGCGCAAGCGCCTGTTCGGCTACGCCTCCATGGTGTATGCGACCAGCTCGATCGCCATCCTGTCGTTCATCGTCTGGGCGCACCACATGTTCACCACCGGCATGCCGGTGACCGGGCAGCTGTTCTTCATGTACGCGACCATGCTGATCGCTGTGCCCACGGCCGTGAAGATCTTCAACTGGATCGCCACCATGTGGCAGGGCTCGATGACCTTCGAGACCCCCATGCTGTTCGCGGTGGGCTTCATCTTCGTGTTCACCATGGGCGGCTTCACCGGCCTGATCCTGGCGATCGCCCCGGTCGACCTGGTGCTGCAGGACACCTACTACGTGGTGGCGCACTTCCACTACGTGCTGGTGGCCGGCTCGCTGTACGCCATGTTCTCCGGCTTCTACTACTGGTCGCCCAAGTGGACCGGCGTCATGTACAACGAGACGCGCGGCAAGATCCACTTCTGGTGGTCGCTGATCGCGTTCAACGTCACGTTCTTCCCCATGCACTTCCTGGGGCTGGCCGGCATGCCGCGCCGCTACGCCGACTACGCGATGCAGTTCGCCGACTTCAACGCGATCGCCTCCATCGGCGCCTTCGCCTTCGGCCTCGCTCAGGTCTACTTCTTCATCTTCGTCGTGCTGCCCATCATGCGCGGCCAGGGCGCCCCGGCGCCCCAGCGGCCCTGGAACGACGCCGACGGCAAGGGTGCCGAGGGCCTGGAGTGGGAAGTGCCGTCGCCGGCCCCCTTCCACACCTTCGAGGTGCCGCCCCGCCTGAACGCCAGCGCCACCCGCGTGCTGGATGCGCAGCCCTCCGGCCACTGA
- the coxB gene encoding cytochrome c oxidase subunit II: MKSLSTMARALALAAAASAGAAHAVNDLPGGPGVRQLNLPAAATRIAVEQSWLHWFMLITCTVIFVAVFSVMFYSIWKHRKSVGHKPANFHESVTVEVIWTLVPFLIVIGMALPATKVLVAAKDTSNADLTIKATGYQWKWGYDYLNGEGSGLSFLSTLLPTHREISNAGAKADVPDNYLFEVDNPLVVPVNKKVRIITTANDVIHAWGVPAFGVKQDAIPGFVRDTWFRSEKTGDFYGNCYELCGKEHAYMPIHVKVVTAQEYTAWVGDQQKRAAAKQDDPNKVWQLSDIVTRGEKVYAANCAACHQPNGKGAGPIKALDGSPIVQDADKSKQLQVVLNGKGAMPAWKQLSDTDIAAVVSYTKNNWSNKTGQVVQPSEVLAQRGK, translated from the coding sequence ATGAAGAGCCTTTCGACCATGGCCCGGGCGCTGGCCCTCGCGGCCGCGGCCTCTGCCGGTGCCGCGCACGCCGTGAACGACCTGCCCGGCGGCCCGGGCGTGCGGCAGCTGAACCTGCCGGCGGCGGCCACCCGCATCGCGGTCGAGCAATCCTGGCTGCACTGGTTCATGCTGATCACCTGCACGGTGATCTTCGTGGCCGTCTTCTCGGTCATGTTCTATTCGATCTGGAAGCACCGCAAGTCGGTCGGCCACAAGCCCGCCAACTTCCACGAATCGGTGACGGTCGAGGTCATCTGGACCCTGGTGCCTTTCCTCATCGTGATCGGCATGGCGCTGCCGGCCACCAAGGTGCTGGTCGCCGCCAAGGACACCAGCAACGCCGACCTGACCATCAAGGCCACCGGCTACCAGTGGAAGTGGGGCTACGACTACCTCAACGGCGAAGGCTCGGGCCTGTCGTTCCTGTCGACGCTGCTGCCCACGCACCGCGAGATCTCGAACGCGGGCGCCAAGGCCGACGTGCCGGACAACTACCTGTTCGAGGTCGACAACCCGCTGGTGGTGCCGGTCAACAAGAAGGTCCGCATCATCACCACCGCCAACGACGTCATCCACGCCTGGGGCGTGCCGGCGTTCGGCGTCAAGCAGGACGCCATCCCCGGCTTCGTGCGCGACACCTGGTTCCGCAGCGAGAAGACCGGCGACTTCTACGGCAACTGCTACGAGCTGTGCGGCAAGGAGCACGCCTACATGCCGATCCACGTCAAGGTGGTGACGGCGCAGGAATACACCGCCTGGGTCGGCGACCAGCAGAAGCGGGCCGCGGCCAAGCAGGACGACCCCAACAAGGTGTGGCAGCTCTCCGACATCGTCACCCGCGGCGAGAAGGTCTACGCCGCCAACTGCGCCGCCTGCCACCAGCCCAACGGCAAGGGCGCCGGCCCCATCAAGGCGCTCGACGGCTCGCCCATCGTGCAGGACGCCGACAAGTCCAAGCAGCTGCAGGTCGTGCTCAACGGCAAGGGCGCCATGCCGGCCTGGAAGCAGCTGTCCGACACCGACATCGCCGCCGTGGTCAGCTACACCAAGAACAACTGGTCCAACAAGACCGGCCAGGTCGTCCAGCCGTCCGAAGTGCTGGCGCAGCGCGGCAAGTAA
- a CDS encoding DUF2244 domain-containing protein: MPVFRFATVQGQNIVWFLKRNCSVTPTQLGWFYASLCVVSLAIAALFWLHGATLILPFAWLELGAVGLAFLVYARHAADGERISLQDRRLVVELESAGQLQRTEFDPDWVRVEPRTGGRSLIEVSARGRSVSVGRYVRPELRPLLAQEIRSALRERVAVR, from the coding sequence ATGCCGGTATTTCGTTTCGCGACCGTCCAGGGCCAGAACATCGTCTGGTTCCTGAAGCGCAACTGCTCGGTCACGCCGACCCAGCTGGGGTGGTTCTATGCCTCGCTGTGTGTCGTGTCGCTGGCCATCGCGGCGCTGTTCTGGTTGCACGGCGCGACGCTGATCCTGCCGTTCGCCTGGCTGGAGCTGGGGGCGGTGGGGCTGGCATTCCTGGTGTACGCGCGGCATGCGGCCGACGGCGAGCGCATCTCGCTGCAGGACCGCCGGCTGGTGGTCGAGTTGGAGAGCGCCGGGCAGCTGCAGCGCACGGAGTTCGATCCCGACTGGGTGCGGGTCGAGCCGCGCACCGGCGGGCGCTCGCTGATCGAGGTGTCCGCCCGCGGGCGTTCGGTCAGCGTGGGACGCTATGTGCGGCCGGAGTTGCGGCCGCTGCTGGCGCAGGAGATCAGGAGCGCCCTGCGCGAGCGGGTCGCGGTGCGCTGA
- a CDS encoding biotin synthase, protein MPDQRPPTLDPPAVARWDRAAPLQAPWLHEEVARRMAERLEWIKLAPQAWAHWGPLRGGLAIQPAIEQRYPAARCLLVEPAGARQAAVQAVAARPWWRRWGGPRREVVAGVPDGAVQMLWANMALHGTADPQGLLAQWHRALAPDGFLMLSCFGPDTLRELHGLYATLGWPPPGPQFTDMHDWGDMLVHGGFAEPVMDMERLTLSWESPARLLAELRELGANVHPDRFPALRGRRWRARLEQALDERLRGPDGRLAMTFEIVYGHAIKPAPRVKVADRSAVSLEDMRAMLQAERRPGK, encoded by the coding sequence GTGCCCGACCAGCGCCCCCCCACACTGGATCCCCCGGCGGTCGCCCGCTGGGACCGGGCGGCGCCGTTGCAGGCGCCCTGGCTGCACGAGGAAGTGGCGCGCCGCATGGCCGAGCGGCTCGAGTGGATCAAGCTGGCGCCGCAAGCCTGGGCCCACTGGGGGCCGCTGCGTGGCGGGCTGGCCATCCAGCCCGCCATCGAGCAGCGCTACCCGGCCGCGCGCTGCCTGCTGGTCGAGCCCGCCGGAGCGCGCCAGGCGGCGGTGCAGGCCGTCGCCGCCCGGCCCTGGTGGCGGCGCTGGGGCGGGCCGCGGCGCGAGGTGGTGGCCGGCGTCCCCGACGGCGCGGTGCAGATGCTGTGGGCCAACATGGCGCTGCACGGCACGGCCGATCCGCAGGGGCTGCTGGCGCAGTGGCACCGGGCGCTGGCGCCGGACGGCTTCCTGATGCTGTCCTGCTTCGGGCCCGACACGCTGCGCGAGCTGCACGGGCTGTATGCGACGCTGGGCTGGCCGCCGCCCGGGCCGCAGTTCACCGACATGCACGACTGGGGCGACATGCTGGTGCACGGCGGCTTCGCCGAGCCGGTGATGGACATGGAGCGGCTGACCCTGAGCTGGGAGTCGCCGGCCCGGCTGCTGGCCGAACTGCGCGAACTGGGCGCCAACGTGCACCCGGACCGCTTTCCCGCCCTGCGTGGCCGCCGCTGGCGCGCCCGGCTCGAGCAGGCGCTGGACGAGCGCCTGCGCGGCCCCGACGGCCGGCTGGCAATGACGTTCGAGATCGTCTACGGCCACGCCATCAAGCCGGCGCCGCGGGTGAAGGTGGCCGACCGCAGCGCGGTGTCGCTGGAGGACATGCGGGCCATGCTGCAGGCGGAGCGCCGGCCCGGCAAATAG
- a CDS encoding ComF family protein: MLGELVRGLSRATPARCEVCRAWPAAPVCAACLERFAPRRHRCPRCALALPDGVAQCGRCLREPPPLDACHAAVSYGYPWSGLVGRFKFGGEPGWADGFAALLLRDPAARALVAGARWLLPMPLSRERLAHRGFNQAHELARQLAPGRADPRLALRLVDTPAQASLDHAARQANVRGAFTLEPGRAAELRGQAVLLVDDVMTTGASLYALARVVRAAGAAAVSAIVLARTEDA, from the coding sequence ATGCTGGGGGAGCTGGTCCGGGGTCTGTCGCGCGCCACGCCGGCGCGCTGCGAGGTGTGCCGCGCGTGGCCGGCCGCGCCGGTGTGCGCCGCCTGCCTGGAGCGCTTCGCGCCCCGGCGCCACCGCTGCCCGCGCTGCGCGCTGGCCCTGCCCGACGGCGTGGCGCAGTGCGGACGCTGCCTGCGCGAGCCGCCGCCGCTGGACGCCTGCCACGCCGCCGTGAGCTACGGCTATCCCTGGTCCGGCCTGGTGGGCCGCTTCAAGTTCGGTGGCGAGCCGGGCTGGGCCGACGGCTTCGCCGCCCTGCTGCTGCGCGATCCCGCCGCCCGCGCCCTGGTGGCCGGTGCCCGCTGGCTGCTGCCGATGCCGCTGTCGCGCGAACGCCTGGCCCATCGCGGCTTCAACCAGGCGCACGAGCTGGCCCGGCAGCTGGCACCCGGCCGCGCCGATCCGCGGCTGGCGCTGCGGCTGGTCGACACGCCGGCACAGGCCTCGCTCGACCATGCCGCCCGCCAGGCCAACGTGCGCGGTGCCTTCACGCTCGAGCCGGGGCGCGCCGCCGAGCTGCGCGGGCAGGCGGTGCTGCTGGTCGACGACGTGATGACCACCGGGGCCTCGCTGTACGCGCTGGCGCGGGTGGTGCGTGCCGCCGGCGCCGCCGCGGTGTCCGCCATCGTGCTGGCCCGCACGGAGGACGCCTGA
- a CDS encoding tRNA (cytidine(34)-2'-O)-methyltransferase encodes MFRIVLVAPEIPPNTGNVIRLAANTGCALHLVEPLGFSMEDRLMRRAGLDYHEYAQVRRHADWAALLAAERPDPARLFALTTRGTRTVHDVAFAPGDWLVFGSESAGLPPALRATFPAAQQLKLPMRAGQRSLNLSNAVAVTVFEAWRQNGFAAQ; translated from the coding sequence ATGTTCCGCATCGTCCTGGTCGCGCCGGAGATCCCGCCGAACACCGGCAACGTCATCCGGCTGGCGGCCAACACCGGTTGTGCGCTGCACCTGGTCGAGCCGCTCGGCTTCTCGATGGAGGACCGCCTGATGCGGCGCGCCGGCCTCGACTACCACGAGTACGCCCAGGTGCGCCGGCACGCCGACTGGGCGGCGCTGCTGGCGGCCGAACGGCCCGATCCGGCCCGGCTGTTCGCGCTCACCACCCGCGGCACCCGCACGGTCCACGACGTCGCGTTCGCGCCCGGCGACTGGCTGGTGTTCGGCTCCGAGTCGGCCGGCCTGCCCCCGGCGCTGCGCGCCACCTTCCCGGCCGCCCAGCAGCTGAAGCTGCCGATGCGCGCCGGCCAGCGCAGCCTGAACCTGTCGAACGCCGTGGCGGTGACGGTGTTCGAGGCCTGGCGGCAGAACGGCTTCGCCGCTCAGTAG
- a CDS encoding MaoC family dehydratase, whose translation MKTFASLAELVPLVGQEVAVSDWVDITQERIDRFAEATGDHQWIHVDVEKARAGPFGAPIAHGYLTLSLLPLFFETAITLGGARMGVNYGLNKVRFTAPVPVGSRLRGRLTLLACEAIADGGMQMTWKVAVECEGSDRPVCVAESIARRY comes from the coding sequence ATGAAGACCTTCGCCTCCCTCGCCGAGCTCGTGCCCCTGGTGGGCCAGGAAGTCGCCGTCAGCGACTGGGTCGACATCACCCAGGAGCGCATCGACCGCTTCGCCGAGGCCACCGGCGACCACCAGTGGATCCACGTCGACGTCGAGAAGGCCAGGGCCGGCCCGTTCGGCGCGCCGATCGCGCACGGCTACCTCACCCTGTCGCTGCTGCCGCTGTTCTTCGAGACGGCGATCACGCTGGGCGGCGCCCGGATGGGCGTGAACTACGGGCTCAACAAGGTGCGCTTCACGGCCCCCGTGCCGGTGGGCAGCCGGCTGCGCGGGCGCCTGACCCTGCTGGCCTGCGAGGCGATCGCCGACGGCGGCATGCAGATGACGTGGAAGGTCGCGGTCGAGTGCGAGGGCAGCGACAGGCCGGTCTGCGTGGCCGAGTCGATCGCCCGCCGCTACTGA
- a CDS encoding NAD(P)H-dependent oxidoreductase codes for MDEPAPAVAETPGTYVLAAHPNWRESRVNRRLLEAARATPGVQVQDLYASYPDYDIDVAAEQRHLARARLLVLLHPIQWYSMPALLKLWLDEVLTHGWAYGRTGTALNGKDLWLVATTGGPEASYHPQGYNRYFFDAFLPPYEQTAALCGMRFLPPLVFHGAHRAHQPEIDAHAGVFAERLRSHPDWPELEDLPACVACEVPVSDRPADQPADRLADYAANPVHREAR; via the coding sequence ATGGATGAGCCCGCTCCCGCCGTCGCCGAAACCCCCGGCACCTACGTGCTGGCCGCGCACCCGAACTGGCGCGAGTCGCGCGTCAACCGCCGCCTGCTGGAGGCCGCACGCGCCACCCCGGGCGTGCAGGTGCAGGACCTGTACGCCAGCTACCCCGACTACGACATCGACGTCGCCGCCGAGCAGCGCCACCTGGCGCGGGCGCGGCTGCTGGTGCTGCTACACCCCATCCAGTGGTACTCGATGCCGGCGCTGCTGAAGCTCTGGCTGGACGAGGTGCTCACGCACGGCTGGGCGTACGGCCGCACCGGCACGGCGCTCAACGGCAAGGACCTGTGGCTGGTGGCCACCACCGGCGGCCCCGAGGCCTCCTACCACCCGCAGGGCTACAACCGCTACTTCTTCGACGCCTTCCTGCCGCCGTACGAGCAGACGGCGGCACTGTGCGGCATGCGCTTCCTGCCGCCGCTGGTGTTCCACGGCGCCCACCGCGCCCACCAGCCCGAGATCGACGCCCATGCCGGGGTGTTCGCCGAGCGCCTGCGCAGCCACCCCGACTGGCCCGAGCTGGAGGACCTGCCGGCCTGCGTCGCCTGCGAGGTGCCCGTTTCGGACCGGCCGGCCGACCAGCCCGCCGACCGCCTGGCCGACTACGCGGCCAATCCCGTGCACCGGGAGGCCCGCTGA
- the kefC gene encoding glutathione-regulated potassium-efflux system protein KefC: MEHLPAWLSSSLIYLGAAVIAVPLSRALGLGSIIGYIAAGIAIGPWGIGLVTEVEDILHFAEFGVVLMLFLVGLELEPRRLWNLRRPIFGWGGAQVVGCAVVLFGAGVLAGADWRISLVAALGLALSSTAIALQVMGERNLLPTSSGQANFSILLFQDVAAIPILALVPLLAGVQPDDGAGDGVLLQGLKIVAVIAAIVLGGRLALRPLLRWIARSRTPEIFTAAALLLVVAIAALMQIVGLSMALGAFLAGVLLAESEYRRELETDIEPFKGLLLGLFFIAVGMSIDFGALLAQPLLMAGLVAGFLLLKAAVIWFLAKAMGIERQDRPVFTLLLAQGGEFAFVVFQAAAGAHVFPAATASLLIGAVAVSMLLSPLLLVAIDRFVAARFTRGGGRTLEEISAEQDAPVIIAGFGRYGQIVGRLMLAQGVRATVLDHDADMVEVVRSFGYKVFYGDASRLDLLRIAGADKARVLVVAVDSADQSLAIVDLAREHFPHLQLVARARDVTHWNELRDRQVMHVERELFEASLRSGRTVLELLGQSPHEARRLAMRFRRHNIELFEQMYPNRKDRSKIIAVVKQGRRQLEEQLAREREEVAARRHVGDDRPPGWDRDRPGA; the protein is encoded by the coding sequence ATGGAGCACCTGCCGGCCTGGCTGTCCAGCAGCCTGATCTACCTCGGCGCCGCCGTGATCGCGGTGCCGCTGTCGCGGGCGCTCGGCCTCGGCTCCATCATCGGCTACATCGCCGCCGGCATCGCCATCGGGCCCTGGGGCATCGGCCTGGTCACCGAGGTCGAGGACATCCTGCATTTCGCCGAATTCGGCGTGGTGCTGATGCTGTTCCTGGTCGGCCTGGAGCTGGAGCCGCGCCGCCTGTGGAACCTGCGCCGGCCCATCTTCGGCTGGGGCGGCGCGCAGGTCGTCGGCTGCGCCGTGGTGCTGTTCGGCGCCGGCGTGCTGGCCGGCGCCGACTGGCGCATCAGCCTGGTGGCGGCGCTGGGCCTGGCGCTGTCGTCGACGGCGATCGCACTGCAGGTGATGGGCGAGCGCAACCTGCTGCCCACCAGCAGCGGCCAGGCCAACTTCTCCATCCTGCTGTTCCAGGACGTCGCCGCCATCCCCATCCTGGCGCTGGTGCCGCTGCTGGCCGGGGTGCAGCCCGACGACGGGGCTGGCGACGGCGTGCTGCTGCAGGGCCTGAAGATCGTCGCCGTCATCGCCGCCATCGTGCTGGGCGGACGGCTGGCGCTGCGTCCGCTGCTGCGCTGGATCGCGCGCAGCCGCACGCCGGAGATCTTCACCGCAGCGGCGCTGCTGCTGGTGGTGGCGATCGCCGCCCTGATGCAGATCGTCGGCCTGTCGATGGCGCTGGGCGCCTTCCTGGCCGGCGTGCTGCTGGCCGAGAGCGAGTACCGGCGCGAACTCGAGACCGACATCGAGCCGTTCAAGGGCCTGCTGCTCGGGCTGTTCTTCATCGCCGTGGGAATGAGCATCGACTTCGGCGCCCTGCTCGCCCAGCCGCTGCTGATGGCCGGGCTGGTCGCCGGCTTCCTGCTGCTGAAGGCGGCCGTCATCTGGTTCCTGGCCAAGGCGATGGGCATCGAGCGGCAGGACCGGCCGGTGTTCACCCTGCTGCTGGCCCAGGGCGGCGAGTTCGCCTTCGTGGTGTTCCAGGCCGCGGCCGGCGCGCATGTCTTCCCGGCCGCCACCGCCTCGCTGCTGATCGGCGCCGTGGCCGTCTCCATGCTGCTGTCGCCGCTGCTGCTGGTGGCCATCGACCGCTTCGTGGCCGCCCGCTTCACCCGTGGCGGCGGCCGCACGCTGGAGGAGATCAGCGCCGAACAGGACGCCCCGGTCATCATCGCCGGCTTCGGCCGCTACGGCCAGATCGTCGGCCGCCTGATGCTGGCGCAGGGCGTGCGCGCCACGGTGCTGGACCACGACGCCGACATGGTGGAGGTGGTGCGCTCGTTCGGCTACAAGGTCTTCTACGGCGACGCCAGCCGGCTCGACCTGCTGCGCATCGCCGGCGCCGACAAGGCGCGGGTGCTGGTGGTGGCGGTGGACAGTGCCGACCAGTCGCTGGCCATCGTCGACCTGGCGCGCGAGCACTTCCCCCACCTGCAGCTGGTGGCGCGGGCGCGCGACGTCACCCACTGGAACGAGCTGCGCGACCGCCAGGTGATGCACGTCGAGCGCGAGCTGTTCGAGGCCAGCCTGCGCAGCGGCCGCACGGTGCTGGAGCTGCTCGGGCAGAGCCCGCACGAGGCGCGCCGGCTGGCGATGCGCTTTCGCCGCCACAACATCGAGCTGTTCGAGCAGATGTACCCGAACCGCAAGGACCGCTCCAAGATCATCGCCGTCGTCAAGCAGGGGCGCCGCCAGCTGGAGGAGCAGCTGGCGCGCGAGCGCGAGGAGGTCGCGGCGCGGCGCCACGTCGGCGACGACCGCCCGCCCGGCTGGGACCGCGACCGTCCCGGGGCCTGA
- a CDS encoding sulfite exporter TauE/SafE family protein, protein MSFPLITDPAFYAAAIPAVLLLGISKSGFGAGFGSLAVPILALAVPVPQAAAMLMLPLLLMDILGLHAFRRDFDWPLLRFLLPWGLLGTLCGTLLFRVLDSHLVAGITGVFTLAFLAQRLLFPPRAGSGAWPKWLGALLSTTSGFTSFVAHAGGPAVNAYVIPMRLPPVVFTGTMAVFFFAMNIAKWVPYGWLGLLDLRNMATSLVLLPIAPLGVFAGIRIARRIQPVLFYRLLLLGMLLTGSKLVWDGFLA, encoded by the coding sequence TTGTCGTTTCCGCTCATCACCGATCCGGCGTTCTACGCCGCCGCCATCCCGGCCGTCCTGCTGCTGGGCATCAGCAAGAGCGGCTTCGGGGCCGGCTTCGGCTCCCTGGCCGTCCCCATCCTGGCGCTGGCCGTGCCGGTGCCGCAGGCCGCCGCCATGCTGATGCTGCCGCTGCTGCTGATGGACATCCTCGGCCTGCATGCCTTCCGGCGCGACTTCGACTGGCCGCTGCTGCGCTTCCTGCTGCCCTGGGGCCTGCTGGGCACGCTGTGCGGCACGCTGCTGTTCAGGGTGCTCGACTCGCACCTGGTGGCCGGCATCACCGGCGTCTTCACGCTGGCCTTCCTCGCCCAGCGGCTGCTGTTCCCGCCGCGCGCGGGCAGCGGCGCCTGGCCGAAGTGGCTGGGCGCGCTGCTCTCCACCACCTCCGGCTTCACCAGCTTCGTCGCCCACGCCGGCGGGCCGGCCGTCAACGCTTATGTGATCCCGATGCGGCTGCCGCCGGTGGTGTTCACCGGCACCATGGCGGTGTTCTTCTTCGCCATGAACATCGCCAAGTGGGTGCCGTACGGCTGGCTGGGGTTGCTGGACCTGCGCAACATGGCCACCTCGCTGGTGCTGCTGCCGATCGCGCCGCTGGGCGTGTTCGCCGGCATCCGGATCGCCCGCCGCATCCAGCCGGTGCTGTTCTACCGGCTGCTGCTGCTGGGCATGCTGCTGACCGGCTCCAAGCTGGTCTGGGACGGCTTCCTCGCCTGA
- a CDS encoding NADPH-dependent FMN reductase, giving the protein MKVLGISGSLRAGSYNTMALRAAQKLAPAGMEIEVASIAEVPLYNDDVRAAGEPAPVSALKAKVRAADGILLVTPEFNFSIPGVLKNTLDWLSRPPEPPFAGKPVAIMGVSPGPVGTARVQYDLRKVLVFLDAFTVNKPEVFINNCASKFDASGNFTDEAGSRFIGDLLVSLQKLKARLG; this is encoded by the coding sequence ATGAAAGTCCTCGGCATTTCCGGCAGCCTGCGCGCCGGCTCGTACAACACCATGGCGCTGCGCGCCGCCCAGAAGCTCGCCCCGGCCGGCATGGAGATCGAGGTCGCCAGCATCGCCGAGGTCCCTCTGTACAACGACGACGTGCGGGCGGCGGGCGAACCGGCGCCGGTCAGCGCGCTCAAGGCCAAGGTGCGGGCGGCCGACGGCATCCTGCTGGTGACGCCGGAATTCAATTTCTCGATTCCCGGCGTGCTGAAGAACACGCTCGACTGGCTGTCGCGCCCGCCCGAGCCGCCGTTCGCCGGCAAGCCGGTGGCCATCATGGGCGTCAGCCCCGGCCCGGTCGGCACGGCCCGCGTGCAGTACGACCTGCGCAAGGTGCTGGTGTTTCTGGACGCCTTCACCGTGAACAAGCCCGAGGTCTTCATCAACAACTGCGCCTCGAAGTTCGACGCCTCGGGCAACTTCACCGACGAGGCCGGTTCCAGGTTCATCGGCGACCTGCTGGTCTCGCTGCAGAAGCTCAAGGCCCGTCTGGGCTGA